From a single Streptomyces rubradiris genomic region:
- a CDS encoding MFS transporter, with translation MGRQHWKKIWVGSAGNMVEWFDWFVYASFATYFAGAFFPSGNPTAQLMNTAGIFAVGFFMRPVGGWLLGRVGDRKGRKAALTLTVTLMSASAVLIAVAPTYSVAGYGGALVLLVARLLQGLSVGGEYAASATYLTEASDPSRRGFASSFQYVSMTAGQIAGLGLQIILQRTMSDDALHSYGWRIPFIVGALGAAVVFYLRRTMLETEVYAEDTSHSAERGTLRALWRHKREAFLVIALTMGGTVAYYTYTTYLTKYLSNSAGLSKQTATLVSFTALIVFACLQPLAGALSDRVGRRPLLITFAIGSTFLTVPIMTLLKHVDGYWPALGLALLALVVVTGYTSINACVKAELFPTGIRALGVALPYAIANALFGGTAEYVALWFKKGGIESGFYWYVAACAAVSLVVYVTMRETKDLDLARVKAGEGTGAGDGESTLTTAS, from the coding sequence ATGGGACGTCAACACTGGAAGAAGATCTGGGTCGGCTCGGCGGGGAACATGGTCGAGTGGTTCGACTGGTTCGTGTACGCGAGCTTCGCCACCTATTTCGCCGGCGCGTTCTTCCCGAGCGGCAACCCCACCGCGCAACTGATGAACACCGCCGGTATCTTCGCCGTCGGCTTCTTCATGCGCCCCGTGGGCGGCTGGCTGCTGGGCAGGGTCGGCGACCGCAAGGGCCGCAAGGCGGCACTCACCCTGACCGTCACCCTCATGTCGGCCTCGGCGGTCCTCATCGCCGTGGCCCCCACCTACTCCGTCGCCGGCTACGGCGGCGCGCTCGTGCTGCTCGTCGCCCGCCTGCTCCAGGGCCTGTCCGTGGGCGGCGAGTACGCGGCCAGCGCCACCTATCTCACCGAGGCGTCCGACCCGTCCCGGCGCGGCTTCGCCTCCAGTTTCCAGTACGTGTCCATGACGGCCGGACAGATCGCGGGCCTCGGCCTCCAGATCATCCTCCAGCGGACCATGTCCGATGACGCCCTGCACAGCTACGGCTGGCGCATCCCGTTCATCGTGGGCGCGCTCGGCGCGGCCGTCGTCTTCTACCTGCGGCGCACCATGCTGGAGACCGAGGTGTACGCGGAGGACACCTCGCACAGCGCCGAGCGCGGCACCCTGCGCGCCCTGTGGCGGCACAAGCGGGAGGCGTTCCTGGTCATCGCCCTCACCATGGGCGGCACGGTGGCCTACTACACGTACACCACCTACCTGACCAAGTACCTGTCCAACTCGGCGGGCCTGTCCAAGCAGACGGCGACCCTGGTCTCCTTCACCGCGCTGATCGTCTTCGCCTGCCTCCAGCCGCTGGCCGGCGCCCTGTCCGACCGCGTCGGCCGCCGCCCGCTGCTGATCACGTTCGCCATCGGCTCGACCTTCCTCACCGTGCCGATCATGACGCTGCTCAAGCACGTGGACGGCTACTGGCCCGCCCTCGGCCTCGCCCTGCTCGCGCTGGTCGTGGTCACCGGCTACACCTCGATCAACGCCTGTGTGAAGGCCGAGCTGTTCCCGACCGGCATCCGCGCGCTCGGCGTGGCCCTGCCGTACGCCATCGCCAACGCCCTCTTCGGCGGCACCGCCGAGTACGTCGCCCTGTGGTTCAAGAAGGGCGGCATCGAGTCCGGCTTCTACTGGTACGTGGCCGCCTGCGCCGCCGTCTCCCTCGTGGTGTACGTCACCATGCGCGAGACGAAGGACCTGGACCTGGCCCGGGTGAAGGCGGGTGAGGGAACCGGGGCGGGCGACGGGGAGTCCACGCTGACGACCGCATCCTGA
- a CDS encoding TetR/AcrR family transcriptional regulator: MAGAGRARRNAPPREEVLAAAMGMIAERGLEKLTMAGLGREVGMSSGHLLYYFRSKDELLLQTLEWSEGRLGAERGRLLAGPGTARERLEAYVDLYVPEGHRDPHWTLWLEVWNRSQNADDDARARQAAIEGAWHRDLVALIAEGVSRGEFRGVDADRFATRTRALLDGFSIHVAIGLRGTDREEVLRHVREFFEDALVVV, encoded by the coding sequence ATGGCCGGTGCGGGCCGGGCGCGCCGTAACGCGCCGCCGCGCGAGGAGGTCCTCGCCGCCGCCATGGGCATGATCGCCGAGCGCGGTCTGGAGAAGCTCACCATGGCGGGGCTCGGCCGCGAGGTCGGGATGAGCAGCGGCCACCTGCTGTACTACTTCCGCTCCAAGGACGAGCTGCTGCTCCAGACCCTGGAGTGGAGCGAGGGCCGGCTCGGCGCGGAACGCGGCCGGCTGCTCGCCGGGCCGGGGACCGCGCGCGAGCGGCTGGAGGCGTACGTCGACCTGTACGTCCCCGAGGGCCACCGGGACCCGCACTGGACGCTGTGGCTGGAGGTCTGGAACCGCTCGCAGAACGCCGACGACGACGCGCGCGCCCGGCAGGCCGCGATCGAGGGGGCCTGGCACCGGGACCTCGTCGCGCTGATCGCGGAGGGGGTGTCGCGGGGGGAGTTCCGGGGGGTGGACGCGGACCGCTTCGCCACGAGGACGCGTGCGCTGCTCGACGGGTTCTCGATCCATGTGGCCATCGGGTTGCGCGGGACCGATCGTGAGGAAGTCCTTCGGCATGTGCGGGAGTTCTTCGAGGACGCGTTGGTAGTCGTTTAG
- a CDS encoding agmatine/peptidylarginine deiminase: MSTPAADGFRMPAEWAPHERTWMAWPGPNPTFDDPADLAAARTAWASVARAIRRFEPVTVVCGPGQSAEARQLLGPGIDTVERELDDAWMRDIGPTFLTDGKGNLAAVDWTFNGWGAQHWARWEHDSKIGAQVAGLADARTYASKLVNEGGAIHVDGEGTVLLTETVQLGPERNPHWSKAEVEAEIHAHLGTEKAIWLPRGLTGDYPPHGFGTLGHVDIVAAFARPGVVVAHHQPDPAHPDHEVTKEVIGLLRSATDARGRALEVVEVPAPTVLEADGHWADYSYINHYICNGGLVLCGFEDPRDEIAAGIFRRLFPERTVTLVDARTIFSGGGGIHCITQQQPKV; this comes from the coding sequence ATGAGCACCCCCGCCGCCGACGGCTTCCGCATGCCCGCCGAGTGGGCCCCGCACGAGCGCACCTGGATGGCGTGGCCGGGCCCCAACCCCACCTTCGACGACCCGGCCGACCTGGCCGCCGCCCGCACCGCCTGGGCGTCCGTCGCCCGCGCGATCCGCCGTTTCGAACCGGTGACGGTCGTGTGCGGCCCCGGCCAGTCCGCCGAGGCCCGGCAGCTCCTCGGCCCCGGCATCGACACCGTAGAGCGGGAGCTGGACGACGCCTGGATGCGGGACATCGGCCCCACCTTCCTCACCGACGGCAAGGGCAACCTGGCCGCCGTCGACTGGACCTTCAACGGCTGGGGCGCTCAGCACTGGGCCCGCTGGGAACACGACTCCAAGATCGGCGCGCAGGTCGCCGGCCTCGCGGACGCCAGGACGTACGCCTCGAAGCTGGTCAACGAGGGCGGCGCGATCCACGTCGACGGCGAGGGCACCGTCCTGCTCACCGAGACCGTGCAACTCGGCCCCGAGCGCAACCCGCACTGGTCCAAGGCGGAGGTCGAGGCGGAGATCCACGCCCACCTCGGCACCGAGAAGGCGATCTGGCTGCCGCGCGGCCTGACCGGCGACTACCCCCCGCACGGCTTCGGCACCCTCGGCCACGTCGACATCGTCGCCGCCTTCGCCCGCCCCGGCGTCGTCGTCGCCCACCACCAGCCCGACCCCGCCCACCCCGACCACGAGGTCACCAAGGAGGTCATCGGCCTGCTGAGGTCGGCGACCGACGCCCGGGGCCGCGCCCTGGAGGTGGTCGAGGTGCCCGCCCCGACCGTCCTGGAGGCCGACGGCCACTGGGCCGACTACTCCTACATCAACCACTACATCTGCAACGGTGGCCTGGTCCTGTGCGGCTTCGAAGACCCGCGCGACGAGATCGCCGCCGGGATCTTCCGCCGCCTGTTCCCGGAGCGGACGGTGACCCTGGTGGACGCCCGTACGATCTTCTCCGGTGGCGGTGGCATCCACTGCATCACCCAGCAGCAGCCGAAGGTCTGA